One genomic segment of Hordeum vulgare subsp. vulgare chromosome 2H, MorexV3_pseudomolecules_assembly, whole genome shotgun sequence includes these proteins:
- the LOC123425064 gene encoding 10 kDa chaperonin, mitochondrial-like: MAAIRRLIPSFNRVLVEKVVQPKKSAGGILLPETSKQLNSGKVVAVGPGNRDKEGKLIPVALQEGDHVLLPEYGGLEVKLAPEKEYLLYREDDILGTLHE, encoded by the exons ATGGCGGCGATTAGGCGTCTGATCCCGTCCTTCAACCGGGTGCTGGTGGAGAAGGTGGTGCAGCCCAAGAAGAGCGCCGGCGGCATCCTCCTCCCCGAGACCTCCAAGCAG CTGAACTCTGGTAAGGTGGTGGCTGTTGGCCCTGGCAACCGTGACAAGGAAGGGAAGCTGATCCCTGTTGCTCTCCAGGAAGGCGACCATGTGCTCCTGCCTGAGTATGGTGGTCTTGAAGTCAAGCTTGCTCCTGAGAAAGA GTACCTCCTCTACAGAGAGGACGACATTCTGGGCACCCTGCACGAGTGA